A region from the Pseudomonas promysalinigenes genome encodes:
- the dnaG gene encoding DNA primase yields the protein MAGLIPQSFIDDLINRLDIVDVVSSRVQLKKTGKNYSACCPFHKEKTPSFTVSPDKQFYYCFGCGAGGNALGFVMDHDNLDFPQAVEELARAAGMEVPREQGRRDNKPRQPTDSPLYPLLDAASEFYRQALRSHPSRKAAVDYLKGRGLSGEIARDFGLGFAPPGWDNLLKHLGADSLQQKVMIDAGLLIENAESGKRYDRFRDRVMFPIRDSRGRIIAFGGRVLGDDKPKYLNSPETPVFHKGQELYGLYEARKHNRNLDEIIVVEGYMDVIALAQQGLRNAVATLGTATSEEHLKRLFRVVPSVLFCFDGDQAGRKAAWRALESTLSALQDGRRARFLFLPEGEDPDSLVRAEGTDAFMARINQHAQPLADYFFEQLSNEADPRSLEGKAHMATLAAPLIEKIPGANLRQLMRNRLKEITGLDPQQVEQLAQHAPAASPVPDYDPGYDYDAMASYTPDYGDMPLPDYAAVHQETEWKPNKGGGKKPWSDKPWDKNRKGGKPWQRRDEAPPRVPAPVEPPTLAALRTLLHHPLLAGKVEDASHFADEEHLYSQLLVALIEAAQKNPGLSSMQLIARWHGTEQGRLLRALAEKEWLIVADNLEQQFFDTITSLSARQRERSLEQLLRKSRQSELTSEEKSQLLALLSRNVPAQTPTSSGA from the coding sequence ATGGCCGGGCTGATTCCCCAGAGCTTCATCGACGACCTGATCAACCGCCTCGACATCGTCGACGTGGTGAGTTCACGCGTTCAGCTGAAAAAAACCGGCAAGAACTACTCTGCCTGCTGCCCGTTCCACAAGGAAAAAACCCCATCCTTCACGGTCAGCCCCGACAAGCAGTTCTATTACTGTTTCGGCTGCGGGGCAGGTGGCAACGCCCTTGGCTTCGTCATGGACCACGACAACCTGGACTTCCCCCAGGCCGTCGAGGAACTGGCCCGTGCTGCTGGCATGGAAGTACCCAGGGAGCAAGGCCGTCGCGACAACAAACCGCGCCAGCCAACCGACTCGCCGCTGTACCCGCTGCTGGATGCAGCCTCGGAGTTCTACCGCCAGGCCCTGCGCAGCCACCCAAGCCGCAAGGCAGCAGTGGATTACCTCAAAGGCCGCGGGCTGTCCGGTGAAATCGCCAGGGACTTCGGCCTGGGTTTCGCACCACCGGGCTGGGACAACCTGCTCAAGCACCTGGGCGCCGATAGCCTGCAGCAAAAAGTCATGATTGACGCCGGCCTGCTGATCGAGAACGCCGAAAGCGGCAAACGCTACGACCGCTTCCGCGACCGGGTAATGTTCCCCATCCGTGACAGTCGCGGGCGCATCATCGCCTTTGGGGGCCGGGTATTGGGTGACGACAAGCCCAAGTACCTCAACTCACCGGAAACCCCGGTATTCCACAAAGGCCAGGAACTGTACGGGCTGTATGAGGCTCGCAAACACAACCGCAACCTCGACGAAATCATCGTCGTCGAAGGCTACATGGACGTCATCGCACTCGCCCAGCAAGGCCTGCGCAATGCTGTCGCCACCCTCGGCACCGCCACCAGCGAAGAACACCTCAAGCGCCTGTTCCGAGTAGTACCCAGCGTGCTGTTCTGCTTCGATGGCGACCAGGCCGGGCGCAAGGCCGCTTGGCGCGCACTGGAGTCCACCCTTTCTGCCCTGCAGGACGGGCGCCGGGCGCGATTTCTGTTCCTGCCCGAAGGCGAAGACCCAGACAGCCTGGTGCGCGCCGAAGGCACCGACGCATTCATGGCGCGGATCAACCAGCACGCACAACCACTGGCCGATTACTTTTTCGAGCAACTGAGCAACGAGGCCGACCCACGTTCGCTGGAAGGCAAGGCACACATGGCCACCTTGGCTGCACCGTTGATCGAAAAGATCCCCGGAGCCAACCTGCGCCAGCTCATGCGCAACCGCCTCAAAGAAATCACCGGCCTCGACCCGCAGCAGGTCGAGCAACTGGCACAGCATGCCCCAGCGGCCAGCCCGGTGCCCGATTACGACCCAGGCTATGACTACGATGCCATGGCCAGCTACACACCTGACTACGGCGACATGCCACTGCCCGACTACGCTGCCGTTCATCAGGAAACGGAGTGGAAGCCAAACAAAGGCGGGGGCAAAAAGCCTTGGAGCGATAAGCCCTGGGACAAGAACCGCAAAGGCGGCAAGCCCTGGCAACGGCGCGACGAAGCCCCGCCACGGGTACCGGCGCCAGTCGAACCGCCGACCCTGGCGGCCCTTCGCACCTTGCTGCACCACCCGCTGCTGGCCGGCAAGGTCGAGGACGCCAGCCATTTCGCCGACGAAGAACATTTGTACAGCCAGCTATTGGTAGCGTTGATCGAAGCTGCTCAGAAAAATCCTGGGCTAAGCTCAATGCAGCTGATCGCACGCTGGCACGGCACAGAACAAGGCCGCCTGCTGCGCGCGCTGGCAGAAAAGGAATGGTTGATCGTGGCTGACAACCTTGAACAACAGTTTTTCGACACCATAACTAGCTTGTCCGCCCGCCAACGCGAGCGCAGCCTGGAACAACTGCTCAGGAAATCACGTCAAAGCGAATTGACCAGCGAGGAAAAATCCCAGCTTCTCGCCTTGCTGAGCCGGAATGTTCCCGCACAAACGCCGACCTCATCTGGCGCGTGA
- a CDS encoding PrkA family serine protein kinase, with product MSIFSHFQQRFESTRQEELSLQEYLELCKEDRSAYASAAERLLLAIGEPELIDTSTNSRLSRIFSNKVIRRYPAFADFHGMEECIDQIVSYFRHAAQGLEEKKQILYLLGPVGGGKSSLAEKLKQLMEKVPFYAIKGSPVFESPLGLFNPTEDGAILEEEYGISRRYLNTIMSPWATKRLQEFGGDITKFKVVKLYPSILNQIAIAKTEPGDENNQDISALVGKVDIRKLEEFPQNDADAYSYSGALCRANQGLMEFVEMFKAPIKVLHPLLTATQEGNYNSTEGLGAIPYTGILLAHSNESEWHTFRNNKNNEAFIDRIYIVKVPYCLRVSDEIKIYDKLLINSSLSKAHCAPDTLKMLAQFTVLSRLKEPENSNIYSKMRVYDGENLKDTDPKAKSIQEYRDAAGVDEGMNGLSTRFAFKILSKVFNFDPHEVAANPVHLLYVLEQQIEQEQFPAEVRERYLRYLKEYLAPRYIEFIGKEIQTAYLESYSEYGQNIFDRYVLYADFWIQDQEYRDPETGEILNRIALNEELEKIEKPAGISNPKDFRNEIVNFVLRARANNNGKNPSWLSYEKLRVVIEKKMFSNTEDLLPVISFNAKASKEDQQKHNDFVTRMVERGYTDKQVRLLSEWYLRVRKSQ from the coding sequence ATGAGTATTTTTAGCCACTTCCAACAACGTTTCGAGTCCACGCGCCAGGAAGAACTCTCGCTGCAGGAGTACCTCGAGCTGTGCAAAGAGGATCGCAGTGCCTACGCATCGGCGGCCGAACGGCTGTTGCTGGCCATCGGTGAGCCAGAGCTGATCGACACCTCTACCAACTCTAGGCTGTCGCGAATCTTCTCCAATAAGGTGATTCGCCGTTACCCGGCCTTCGCCGACTTCCATGGCATGGAAGAGTGCATCGATCAGATCGTGTCCTACTTCCGCCACGCCGCCCAAGGCCTCGAAGAGAAGAAGCAGATCCTCTATCTGCTGGGCCCGGTAGGCGGCGGTAAGTCGTCGCTGGCCGAAAAGCTCAAGCAACTGATGGAAAAGGTGCCCTTCTACGCGATCAAGGGCTCGCCAGTATTCGAATCGCCCCTGGGCCTGTTCAACCCTACCGAAGACGGGGCCATCCTTGAGGAGGAATACGGGATCTCCCGTCGCTACCTCAATACCATCATGTCGCCGTGGGCTACCAAACGCCTGCAGGAATTCGGCGGCGACATCACCAAATTCAAGGTGGTCAAGCTATACCCCTCCATCCTCAATCAGATCGCCATCGCCAAGACCGAGCCAGGCGACGAGAACAACCAGGACATCTCCGCGCTGGTGGGCAAGGTGGATATCCGCAAGCTCGAGGAATTCCCGCAGAACGACGCGGACGCCTATAGCTACTCGGGCGCCCTGTGCCGGGCCAACCAAGGCCTTATGGAATTCGTCGAGATGTTCAAGGCACCGATCAAGGTGCTGCACCCGTTGCTGACCGCGACCCAGGAAGGTAACTACAACAGTACCGAAGGCCTTGGCGCGATCCCCTATACCGGGATACTGCTCGCTCACTCGAACGAATCGGAGTGGCACACTTTCCGCAACAACAAGAACAACGAAGCGTTCATCGACCGGATCTACATCGTCAAGGTGCCGTACTGCCTGCGGGTTAGCGACGAGATCAAGATCTACGATAAGCTCTTGATCAACAGCTCGCTTTCCAAGGCCCATTGCGCGCCGGACACCCTCAAGATGCTCGCTCAGTTCACCGTACTGTCGCGGCTCAAGGAGCCTGAGAACTCCAACATCTACTCGAAAATGCGGGTATACGACGGCGAGAATCTCAAGGACACCGACCCTAAAGCCAAGTCGATCCAGGAGTACCGTGACGCAGCAGGCGTCGATGAAGGCATGAACGGCCTGTCTACCCGCTTCGCCTTCAAGATCCTCTCCAAAGTGTTCAACTTCGACCCACACGAAGTTGCGGCCAACCCTGTTCACCTGCTGTATGTGCTGGAGCAGCAGATCGAGCAGGAACAGTTCCCGGCCGAGGTGCGTGAGCGCTACCTGCGCTACCTGAAGGAATACCTGGCACCGCGCTACATCGAGTTCATCGGCAAGGAAATCCAGACCGCTTATTTGGAATCCTACAGCGAATACGGGCAGAACATCTTCGATCGCTATGTGCTGTATGCCGACTTCTGGATTCAGGACCAGGAATACCGCGACCCGGAAACCGGCGAAATTCTCAACCGCATTGCCCTGAACGAAGAGCTGGAAAAGATCGAAAAACCCGCAGGTATCAGCAATCCGAAGGACTTCCGCAACGAAATCGTCAACTTCGTACTGCGTGCCCGCGCCAACAACAATGGCAAGAACCCCAGCTGGCTCAGCTACGAGAAGCTGCGGGTGGTTATCGAGAAGAAAATGTTCTCCAACACCGAAGACCTGCTGCCGGTCATCAGCTTCAATGCCAAGGCCAGCAAGGAGGACCAACAGAAACACAACGACTTCGTCACGCGGATGGTGGAGCGTGGCTACACCGACAAGCAGGTGCGCCTGCTGTCGGAATGGTACCTGCGGGTCAGAAAATCGCAATAA
- the rpsU gene encoding 30S ribosomal protein S21, producing the protein MPAVKVKENEPFDVALRRFKRSCEKAGVLAEVRSREFYEKPTAERKRKAAAAVKRHAKKVQREQRRAVRLY; encoded by the coding sequence ATGCCAGCCGTCAAAGTTAAAGAGAACGAACCCTTCGACGTAGCTCTGCGTCGTTTCAAGCGCTCCTGCGAAAAAGCCGGTGTACTGGCTGAAGTTCGTAGCCGCGAGTTTTACGAGAAGCCGACCGCCGAGCGTAAGCGCAAAGCAGCTGCTGCTGTTAAGCGTCACGCCAAGAAAGTTCAGCGCGAACAGCGCCGCGCCGTTCGTCTGTACTAA
- a CDS encoding multifunctional CCA tRNA nucleotidyl transferase/2'3'-cyclic phosphodiesterase/2'nucleotidase/phosphatase has translation MHIYKVGGAVRDRLLGRPVSDIDWLVVGATAEEMHAKGYRPVGADFPVFLHPTTGEEYALARTERKSGRGYGGFTFHASPDVTLEQDLIRRDLTINAMAEDEHGTVYDPYHGQADLEQRILRHVSAAFAEDPLRVLRVARFAARYAPLGFQVADETLALMRQIAESGELQALTAERSWKEIERALMESQPQVFIQVLRSCGALRELMPELEYGADTTMALQRAAQHQQPLAVRWACLLRALEPAAIKALNQRFKVPRECQELALLVAEWAPLADDALQLAPAKLLEMLQKFDVYRRPQRFEDFLAACQMAVSVGYPQAAYLRGAATAARTVDAQALMRSGLTGQGLGEALKDARLKALEAYKGD, from the coding sequence ATGCACATCTACAAAGTCGGCGGCGCAGTACGCGACCGCTTGCTCGGGCGCCCCGTCAGCGATATCGACTGGCTGGTGGTTGGCGCTACGGCCGAAGAAATGCACGCCAAGGGCTATCGCCCGGTGGGTGCTGACTTTCCGGTTTTCCTGCATCCAACCACGGGAGAGGAATACGCACTGGCACGCACCGAACGCAAAAGCGGGCGCGGCTATGGCGGGTTCACTTTTCACGCAAGCCCTGACGTAACACTGGAACAAGACCTGATCCGCCGCGACCTGACCATCAACGCGATGGCCGAGGATGAGCACGGCACAGTCTACGACCCTTATCACGGCCAGGCAGACCTTGAGCAACGCATCTTGCGGCACGTTTCTGCTGCGTTCGCCGAAGACCCCTTGCGCGTGCTTCGGGTTGCCCGCTTTGCCGCCCGCTACGCGCCCTTGGGTTTTCAAGTTGCCGATGAGACATTGGCGCTGATGCGCCAGATCGCCGAGTCGGGCGAGTTGCAGGCGCTGACAGCCGAGCGTAGCTGGAAAGAAATAGAGCGGGCGCTGATGGAAAGCCAGCCTCAAGTCTTCATTCAGGTATTACGCAGTTGCGGGGCCCTGAGGGAGCTGATGCCCGAGCTTGAGTATGGCGCGGATACAACAATGGCGCTGCAGCGAGCGGCTCAGCACCAGCAGCCACTGGCGGTGCGATGGGCCTGCTTGCTGCGAGCCCTGGAGCCGGCTGCCATCAAAGCGCTCAATCAGCGCTTCAAGGTGCCGCGCGAGTGTCAGGAACTGGCTCTGCTGGTGGCTGAATGGGCACCATTGGCCGACGACGCATTGCAACTAGCGCCGGCAAAACTGCTGGAAATGCTGCAAAAATTCGACGTCTATCGGCGGCCGCAGCGGTTCGAGGATTTTCTTGCAGCGTGCCAGATGGCCGTATCGGTAGGTTATCCACAGGCTGCTTACTTACGCGGGGCAGCGACGGCAGCCCGGACGGTTGATGCACAGGCCCTGATGCGATCGGGGCTAACCGGCCAAGGCTTGGGCGAGGCCCTCAAGGATGCACGGCTTAAAGCGCTAGAGGCATACAAAGGCGACTGA
- the tsaD gene encoding tRNA (adenosine(37)-N6)-threonylcarbamoyltransferase complex transferase subunit TsaD has protein sequence MLVLGLETSCDETGVALYDSERGLLADALFSQIDLHRVFGGVVPELASRDHVKRMLPLIRQVLEEAGCVATDIDAIAYTAGPGLVGALLVGASCAQALAFAWDIPAIGVHHMEGHLLAPMLEQNPPQFPFVALLVSGGHTQLVRVDGIGQYALLGESLDDAAGEAFDKTAKLIGLNYPGGPEIARLAQQGVPGRFVFPRPMTDRPGLEFSFSGLKTFALNTWQQCKSAGDDSEQTRCDVSLAFQQAVVETLTIKCKRALKQTGLKRLVIAGGVSANKALRASLEEMLAGLKGNVYYARPQFCTDNGAMIAYAGCQRLLAGQQQDLAISVQARWPMEQLPPL, from the coding sequence ATGCTAGTACTGGGATTAGAAACATCCTGCGACGAAACCGGCGTCGCATTATACGACAGCGAGCGCGGTTTGTTAGCCGACGCGCTGTTCAGTCAGATCGACCTGCACCGCGTATTTGGTGGCGTGGTACCCGAGCTTGCCTCGCGTGACCATGTCAAACGCATGCTACCGCTCATCCGCCAGGTGCTGGAGGAGGCCGGTTGCGTTGCAACAGATATCGACGCGATCGCCTACACCGCAGGCCCTGGCCTGGTCGGCGCGCTGCTGGTCGGCGCATCGTGCGCCCAGGCCCTGGCCTTCGCCTGGGATATCCCGGCGATTGGGGTGCATCATATGGAAGGCCATTTACTGGCACCGATGCTGGAGCAGAACCCGCCCCAGTTTCCGTTCGTCGCTTTGCTGGTTTCCGGGGGCCATACCCAGTTGGTGCGGGTAGATGGCATCGGCCAGTACGCCTTGTTGGGCGAGAGCCTGGACGATGCTGCTGGTGAAGCCTTCGACAAGACCGCCAAGCTGATCGGCCTCAACTACCCAGGCGGCCCGGAGATCGCCCGCCTGGCACAGCAGGGTGTGCCGGGGCGCTTTGTGTTCCCGCGGCCAATGACCGACCGACCGGGCCTTGAGTTCAGCTTCAGCGGCCTCAAGACTTTCGCTCTGAATACTTGGCAGCAGTGCAAGAGCGCTGGTGACGACAGCGAGCAAACCCGTTGCGACGTATCCCTGGCATTCCAGCAGGCGGTGGTGGAGACTCTGACCATCAAGTGCAAGCGCGCACTCAAGCAAACTGGCCTCAAGCGCCTGGTGATCGCAGGCGGTGTGAGTGCCAACAAAGCATTGCGTGCCTCGCTGGAAGAGATGCTGGCAGGTCTGAAGGGCAATGTTTACTACGCGCGACCGCAGTTCTGTACCGATAACGGCGCGATGATTGCCTACGCCGGTTGTCAGCGCCTGCTCGCCGGCCAGCAGCAGGACCTGGCGATCAGCGTGCAAGCCCGCTGGCCGATGGAGCAGTTGCCGCCGTTGTGA
- a CDS encoding SpoVR family protein: MTARAQRRQPISTGSEWTFELIQTYDREISRLAARYALDTYPNQIEVITAEQMMDAYASVGMPLGYHHWSYGKQFLSTEKSYSRGQMGLAYEIVINSDPCIAYLMEENTMCMQALVIAHACYGHNSFFKGNYLFRTWTDATSIIDYLVFAKQYIAQCEERHGIDAVEDLIDSCHALMNYGVDRYKRPYPISAEEERRRQKDREEHLQRQINDLWRTIPKSAEKGGERDDARFPSEPQENILYFIEKNAPLLEPWQREVVRIVRKIAQYFYPQRQTQVMNEGWATFWHYTLMNDLYDEGLITEGFMMEFLQSHTSVVFQPGFDSPYYSGINPYALGFAMYTDIRRMCENPTDEDRHWFPDIAGSDWLSTLKFAMSSFKDESFILQYLSPKVMRDLKLFSILDDDQRDDLLVPAIHDEAGYRIIREQLAAQYNLGNREPNVQIWSIDRRGDRSLTLRHQQHNRKPLGDSTEEVLKHLHRLWGFDIHLETVQGDKVIKTHHMPPRGEHADSGDYGRMDLAVVHHL; the protein is encoded by the coding sequence ATGACCGCCAGAGCACAGAGACGCCAACCCATTTCCACCGGCTCCGAATGGACGTTCGAGCTGATCCAGACCTACGACCGTGAAATCAGCCGGCTGGCCGCTAGATACGCACTGGACACCTATCCCAACCAAATCGAGGTGATCACCGCAGAGCAGATGATGGATGCCTATGCTTCCGTCGGCATGCCTCTGGGTTATCACCATTGGTCCTACGGCAAGCAATTCCTCAGTACAGAAAAGTCCTATAGCCGCGGGCAAATGGGCCTGGCGTACGAGATCGTGATCAATTCCGACCCGTGCATCGCGTACTTGATGGAAGAAAACACCATGTGCATGCAGGCACTGGTAATCGCCCACGCCTGCTATGGGCACAACAGCTTCTTCAAAGGCAACTACCTGTTTCGCACCTGGACGGATGCCACATCGATCATTGACTACCTGGTGTTCGCCAAGCAGTACATCGCCCAATGCGAAGAACGTCACGGCATCGATGCTGTGGAAGACCTCATCGACTCCTGCCACGCGCTAATGAACTATGGCGTGGACCGCTATAAACGCCCCTATCCCATCTCTGCCGAAGAGGAGCGCCGGCGCCAGAAAGACCGTGAAGAACACCTGCAGCGGCAGATCAATGACCTGTGGCGCACGATCCCCAAAAGCGCGGAAAAGGGCGGCGAGCGCGACGATGCGCGCTTCCCCTCCGAGCCCCAGGAAAACATTCTCTACTTCATCGAGAAGAACGCCCCACTGCTCGAACCCTGGCAGCGCGAAGTGGTGCGCATCGTGCGCAAGATCGCTCAGTACTTCTACCCCCAGCGCCAGACGCAAGTCATGAACGAAGGCTGGGCAACTTTCTGGCATTACACGCTGATGAACGACCTGTATGACGAAGGCCTCATCACCGAAGGCTTCATGATGGAGTTTCTGCAGTCGCATACCAGTGTGGTGTTCCAGCCTGGCTTCGACAGCCCGTACTACAGCGGCATCAACCCCTATGCGCTGGGCTTTGCCATGTACACTGACATTCGCCGCATGTGCGAAAACCCAACCGACGAGGATCGCCACTGGTTCCCCGACATTGCCGGCAGTGACTGGCTTTCAACCCTTAAGTTCGCCATGAGCAGTTTCAAGGACGAGAGCTTCATCCTGCAGTACCTGTCACCCAAGGTGATGCGCGATTTGAAGCTGTTCAGCATCCTCGACGACGATCAGCGTGATGACCTACTGGTGCCTGCCATCCATGACGAAGCAGGCTACCGCATCATCCGTGAGCAGTTGGCCGCCCAATACAACCTTGGCAACCGCGAACCCAACGTGCAGATCTGGAGCATCGACCGTCGTGGCGACCGCTCGCTCACGCTGCGTCACCAGCAGCACAACCGTAAACCTCTGGGCGACTCGACCGAGGAAGTGCTCAAGCATCTGCACCGGCTGTGGGGCTTTGATATCCACCTGGAGACAGTCCAGGGTGACAAAGTGATCAAGACTCACCACATGCCGCCGCGAGGTGAGCACGCCGATAGCGGTGACTATGGGCGCATGGACCTTGCCGTGGTTCACCACCTTTGA
- the folK gene encoding 2-amino-4-hydroxy-6-hydroxymethyldihydropteridine diphosphokinase, translating to MSLSTVYLGLGSNTDRYQHLCAGLDALAAILSDLRCSPAFESQAVGIKSGPFINFVVTGKTDLPLLELDRRLKFIEADNGRYAPERKGLPLDIDVLMYDDLHGTFDGLVLPRAEILKNAFVLWPLSLLAPDLMHPGAGKCMSQLWQEAQIDQVLAPVAFEWRGLQLTAL from the coding sequence ATGTCTCTGAGCACGGTTTACCTGGGCCTTGGCAGCAATACCGATCGCTACCAGCACTTGTGCGCGGGGCTCGATGCATTGGCCGCCATTCTCAGTGATCTGCGTTGTTCACCAGCCTTCGAGAGCCAGGCGGTAGGCATCAAGAGTGGGCCGTTCATCAACTTCGTCGTCACCGGCAAGACCGATCTGCCGCTGCTGGAGCTGGACCGCCGGCTCAAGTTCATCGAGGCGGACAACGGCCGCTATGCGCCAGAGCGCAAGGGCTTGCCCCTGGATATCGATGTGCTCATGTACGACGACCTGCACGGCACATTCGACGGGCTGGTGCTGCCGAGGGCAGAGATTCTGAAAAACGCTTTTGTGCTGTGGCCATTGTCGCTGTTGGCACCGGACTTGATGCACCCTGGGGCAGGGAAGTGCATGTCGCAGTTGTGGCAGGAGGCGCAGATCGACCAAGTGCTGGCGCCTGTCGCCTTCGAGTGGCGTGGGTTGCAGCTGACTGCATTGTGA
- the plsY gene encoding glycerol-3-phosphate 1-O-acyltransferase PlsY has protein sequence MFWLLALLAYLLGSLSFAILLSRLSGSPDPRSSGSGNAGATNMLRLAGRKMAILTLLGDLCKGLLPVLLARAAGLGLQEQAWIGVCAVLGHLFPLYFRFRGGKGVATAAGMLTALYFPAALLAVGAWLLTFYLTRTSSLAALVATPLTLPLLAWREPEALLPIAVLTVMIVWRHRSNLRDLFAGRERHF, from the coding sequence ATGTTTTGGTTACTGGCGCTGCTCGCCTACCTGCTTGGCTCGCTGTCCTTCGCCATCCTCCTAAGCCGCCTTTCAGGCAGCCCGGACCCGCGTTCCAGCGGATCGGGCAATGCTGGCGCCACCAACATGCTACGCCTGGCGGGCCGTAAAATGGCGATCCTGACCCTGCTGGGCGACCTGTGCAAGGGCTTGTTACCGGTTCTGCTCGCCCGCGCTGCCGGCCTTGGCCTGCAGGAGCAGGCATGGATCGGCGTTTGCGCAGTGCTCGGTCACCTGTTCCCACTGTATTTTCGGTTTCGCGGAGGTAAAGGTGTCGCCACCGCGGCCGGCATGCTCACGGCACTGTATTTTCCAGCGGCGTTACTTGCCGTCGGCGCTTGGCTTCTGACCTTCTACCTCACCCGCACAAGCTCCCTGGCGGCTCTGGTTGCTACCCCGCTGACCCTGCCACTGCTGGCTTGGCGCGAACCAGAGGCACTCCTGCCGATCGCCGTTCTGACAGTGATGATCGTCTGGCGCCACCGCAGCAATTTGCGCGACTTGTTTGCCGGGCGCGAAAGGCATTTCTGA
- the folB gene encoding dihydroneopterin aldolase has protein sequence MDRVFIEGLEVDTVIGAYDWERDIRQCLRLDLSFAWDNRPAAAGDDLNLALDYASVSARVQAFAEQARFELVETFAERLVATLMEEFNIPWVRLKLTKPGAVPAARGGVGVEIERGCL, from the coding sequence TTGGACAGAGTGTTCATCGAAGGCCTGGAAGTCGATACCGTCATTGGTGCCTATGACTGGGAACGGGATATCCGCCAGTGCCTGCGCCTGGACCTTAGTTTCGCCTGGGACAACCGCCCTGCGGCAGCCGGTGATGACCTGAACCTGGCGCTGGACTACGCCAGTGTTTCGGCGCGTGTGCAGGCGTTCGCCGAGCAGGCGCGCTTCGAGCTGGTGGAAACCTTCGCCGAACGGCTGGTGGCGACGCTGATGGAAGAATTCAACATTCCCTGGGTGCGACTGAAGCTGACCAAGCCGGGCGCCGTTCCAGCGGCCCGCGGCGGTGTTGGCGTGGAGATCGAGCGCGGATGTCTCTGA
- a CDS encoding YeaH/YhbH family protein: MSYVIDRRLNGKNKSTVNRQRFLRRYREHIKKAVEEAVSRRSIMDMEHGEQISIPGRDIDEPVLHHGRGGKQTIVHPGNKEFTAGEHIPRPQGGGGGGGRGKAGNSGEGMDDFVFQITQEEFLEFMFEDLELPNLVKRHLTGADTYKTVRAGIANEGNPSRINIVRTLRSAHARRIALTGSSRGLLREAQKELDRLKVEEPDNFTDIQEVEQEIERLKARINRLPFLDTFDLKYNLLVKQPNPSSKAVMFCLMDVSGSMTQATKDIAKRFFILLYLFLKRNYDRIEVVFIRHHTSAREVDEEEFFYSRETGGTIVSSALKMMQEIMAERYPAADWNIYAAQASDGDNWNDDSPICREILTKQIMPHVQYYTYVEITPREHQALWYEYERIGEAFPDTFAQQQLVSAGDIYPVFRELFQRRLAT, from the coding sequence ATGAGCTACGTTATCGACCGACGCCTGAACGGCAAGAACAAGAGTACGGTCAACCGCCAGCGCTTCCTGCGGCGGTACCGTGAACACATCAAGAAGGCCGTTGAAGAGGCCGTAAGCCGCCGTTCCATCATGGACATGGAGCACGGTGAGCAGATCAGCATTCCTGGACGCGACATCGATGAACCGGTGCTGCACCACGGCCGTGGTGGCAAGCAGACCATCGTCCATCCAGGCAATAAGGAATTCACCGCTGGCGAACATATTCCGAGGCCCCAAGGCGGTGGGGGTGGTGGCGGCCGCGGCAAGGCCGGCAATTCCGGCGAGGGCATGGATGACTTCGTTTTCCAGATTACTCAGGAAGAATTCCTCGAATTCATGTTCGAGGACTTGGAACTGCCCAACCTGGTCAAACGCCACTTGACCGGTGCCGACACCTACAAGACCGTGCGTGCCGGTATCGCTAACGAAGGCAATCCTTCGCGTATCAACATCGTGCGCACCCTGCGCTCGGCACATGCCCGACGTATCGCCCTGACAGGCAGCAGCCGTGGGTTGCTGCGAGAAGCACAGAAGGAGCTAGACCGGCTAAAAGTCGAGGAACCCGACAATTTCACCGACATCCAGGAAGTCGAACAGGAGATCGAACGGCTCAAGGCACGCATCAACCGCCTGCCCTTCCTCGATACGTTCGACCTCAAGTACAACCTGCTGGTCAAACAGCCCAACCCCAGCTCCAAGGCGGTGATGTTCTGCCTGATGGACGTATCTGGTTCGATGACCCAGGCCACCAAAGACATCGCCAAGCGCTTTTTCATACTGCTGTATCTGTTCCTGAAGCGAAACTATGACCGCATCGAAGTAGTGTTCATTCGCCATCACACAAGCGCGCGTGAAGTCGACGAGGAAGAGTTTTTCTACTCCCGCGAAACCGGCGGCACCATCGTTTCCAGTGCGCTGAAAATGATGCAGGAGATCATGGCCGAACGGTACCCAGCCGCCGACTGGAACATCTACGCCGCTCAGGCCTCCGACGGTGACAACTGGAACGACGACTCGCCGATCTGTCGTGAAATCCTGACCAAGCAGATCATGCCGCATGTGCAGTACTACACTTACGTCGAGATCACCCCGCGTGAGCACCAGGCGTTGTGGTACGAGTACGAGCGAATCGGTGAGGCCTTCCCAGACACCTTCGCCCAGCAGCAGTTGGTATCGGCCGGTGATATCTATCCGGTCTTCCGTGAACTCTTTCAGCGCAGGTTAGCCACATGA